A single window of Dermacentor albipictus isolate Rhodes 1998 colony chromosome 1, USDA_Dalb.pri_finalv2, whole genome shotgun sequence DNA harbors:
- the Pop5 gene encoding ribonuclease P/MRP protein subunit POP5 — MVRLKHRYVLVEILWKDWQNPHILELPVAEKDIYACVRKAVHTLHGDFGLGVTKFNLAIKFFNPHTRVFLLRTRRGAHTLTLSALPFVKKIKDQVATLRVLKLTGTIRSCLKYLKKYDCSVLLSVLNRCDSVEAKRGVKKKIAEVYDSLQTKGGVRPS; from the coding sequence GTGCGCCTGAAACATCGGTATGTTTTGGTTGAGATATTGTGGAAAGACTGGCAAAACCCTCATATTTTGGAGCTCCCCGTTGCAGAAAAAGACATTTACGCGTGCGTGAGAAAAGCTGTGCACACCTTGCACGGGGACTTTGGCCTCGGCGTCACGAAGTTCAACCTCGCCATCAAGTTTTTCAACCCACACACACGTGTCTTTTTGCTGCGGACCCGGAGAGGCGCGCACACTTTGACTTTGTCCGCACTTCCATTTGTGAAGAAGATCAAAGACCAAGTGGCGACTTTGAGAGTTCTGAAGCTCACGGGAACCATCAGGTCATGTTTAAAATATCTGAAAAAGTACGACTGTAGCGTCTTGCTTAGCGTCTTGAACAGGTGCGACAGCGTCGAAGCAAAACGTGGAGTCAAGAAAAAGATTGCCGAAGTGTACGACTCGCTGCAGACTAAAGGTGGCGTGCGCCCAAGCTAA